A DNA window from Strix aluco isolate bStrAlu1 chromosome 6, bStrAlu1.hap1, whole genome shotgun sequence contains the following coding sequences:
- the ACVR1C gene encoding activin receptor type-1C isoform X1 yields the protein MGRATSPALRVALPLLGAAVSLCAGLKCVCQLCEQTNFTCQTEGACWASVMLTNGREEVVKSCVSLPELNAQVFCHSSKNITKTECCYTDFCNNITLRLPVGLPPVTSGLQGNSLEASEPPGRASAGPVVLAVTVAVPVCALSLAAVLAACACPARRGARRRAKQPNVEEPLAECTLVSSGKTLKDLIYDMTTSGSGSGLPLLVQRTIARTIVLQEIVGKGRFGEVWRGKWCGEDVAVKIFSSRDERSWFREAEIYQTVMLRHENILGFIAADNKDNGTWTQLWLVSEYHEQGSLFDYLNRGTVTVEGMVKLALSVASGLAHLHMEIVGTQGKPAIAHRDLKSKNILVKRNESCAIADLGLAVKHDSVLNSIDIPQNPRVGTRRYMAPEILDDAMNMNIFESFKRADIYSLGLVYWEIARRCSVGGITEEYQLPYYDVVPSDPSIEDMRRVVCEQKLRPNIPNQWQSCEALRVMGRIMRECWYANGAARLTALRVKKTISQLGAQEDSKA from the exons ATGGGGCGGGCGACCAGCCCCGCGCTGCGGGTGGCCCTGCCGCTGCTGGGAGCCGCCGTCTCGCTGTGCGCAG GTCTCAAGTGCGTGTGCCAGCTGTGCGAGCAGACCAACTTCACCTGCCAGACAGAGGGAGCCTGCTGGGCCTCGGTCATGCTGACCAATGGGCGGGAGGAGGTGGTCAAGTCCTGCGTCTCCCTCCCAGAGCTGAACGCCCAGGTCTTCTGCCACAGTTCCAAGAACATCACAAAGACCGAGTGCTGCTACACTGACTTCTGCAACAACATCACCCTCCGCCTGCCCGTTG GTTTGCCACCTGTAACATCCGGACTGCAAGGAAACAGTCTTGAAg CGTCGGAGCCTCCTGGCCGAGCCAGCGCGGGGCCCGTGGTGCTGGCGGTGACGGTGGCGGTGCCGGTCTGTGCCCTCTCGCTGGCAGCGGTGCTGGCGGCCTGCGCCTGCCCGGCTCGGCGTGGCGCCCGCCGCAGGGCCAAGCAGCCCAACGTGGAGGAGCCCCTCGCCGAGTGCACCCTGGTGAGCTCCGGCAAGACGCTGAAGGATCTCATCTACGACATGACGACCTCCGGCTCCGGCTCTG GTTTACCTCTGCTTGTACAAAGAACAATAGCCAGGACTATCGTCCTACAGGAAATTGTAGGAAAAGGCCGATTTGGCGAAGTCTGGCGTGGAAAGTGGTGCGGGGAAGATGTAGCTGTGAAAATCTTCTCCTCCAGAGATGAACGGTCCTGGTTTCGGGAGGCAGAAATTTATCAGACGGTTATGCTGAGACACGAAAACATCCTGGGCTTTATTGCTGCCGATAACAAGG ATAATGGGACATGGACTCAGCTGTGGCTTGTCTCCGAGTACCACGAGCAAGGGTCCCTGTTTGACTACCTGAACAGGGGCACGGTGACAGTGGAGGGCATGGTCAAGCTGGCACTGTCGGTGGCCAGCGGCCTGGCCCACCTCCACATGGAGATCGTCGGCACGCAAG GCAAACCAGCAATCGCACACCGAGATCTGAAATCTAAGAACATCCTCGTGAAGAGAAACGAAAGCTGCGCCATTGCAGACCTGGGCCTGGCCGTGAAGCATGACTCGGTGCTGAACAGCATCGACATTCCCCAGAACCCCAGGGTGGGCACCAGGAG GTATATGGCTCCTGAGATACTGGATGATGCGATGAACATGAACATCTTCGAGTCCTTCAAGCGTGCAGACATCTACTCTCTTGGGCTGGTGTACTGGGAGATAGCCCGAAGGTGCTCCGTTGGAG GAATCACTGAGGAATACCAGTTGCCTTACTATGACGTTGTGCCTTCTGATCCTTCGATAGAAGATATGAGAAGGGTAGTTTGTGAGCAGAAGCTGAGACCAAATATTCCAAACCAGTGGCAAAGCTGTGAG GCGCTGCGGGTGATGGGCAGGATCATGCGGGAATGCTGGTACGCCAACGGCGCCGCGCGGCTCACCGCCCTGCGCGTCAAGAAGACGATTTCGCAGCTCGGCGCGCAGGAGGACTCCAAAGCCTGA
- the ACVR1C gene encoding activin receptor type-1C isoform X2, giving the protein MGRATSPALRVALPLLGAAVSLCAGLKCVCQLCEQTNFTCQTEGACWASVMLTNGREEVVKSCVSLPELNAQVFCHSSKNITKTECCYTDFCNNITLRLPVASEPPGRASAGPVVLAVTVAVPVCALSLAAVLAACACPARRGARRRAKQPNVEEPLAECTLVSSGKTLKDLIYDMTTSGSGSGLPLLVQRTIARTIVLQEIVGKGRFGEVWRGKWCGEDVAVKIFSSRDERSWFREAEIYQTVMLRHENILGFIAADNKDNGTWTQLWLVSEYHEQGSLFDYLNRGTVTVEGMVKLALSVASGLAHLHMEIVGTQGKPAIAHRDLKSKNILVKRNESCAIADLGLAVKHDSVLNSIDIPQNPRVGTRRYMAPEILDDAMNMNIFESFKRADIYSLGLVYWEIARRCSVGGITEEYQLPYYDVVPSDPSIEDMRRVVCEQKLRPNIPNQWQSCEALRVMGRIMRECWYANGAARLTALRVKKTISQLGAQEDSKA; this is encoded by the exons ATGGGGCGGGCGACCAGCCCCGCGCTGCGGGTGGCCCTGCCGCTGCTGGGAGCCGCCGTCTCGCTGTGCGCAG GTCTCAAGTGCGTGTGCCAGCTGTGCGAGCAGACCAACTTCACCTGCCAGACAGAGGGAGCCTGCTGGGCCTCGGTCATGCTGACCAATGGGCGGGAGGAGGTGGTCAAGTCCTGCGTCTCCCTCCCAGAGCTGAACGCCCAGGTCTTCTGCCACAGTTCCAAGAACATCACAAAGACCGAGTGCTGCTACACTGACTTCTGCAACAACATCACCCTCCGCCTGCCCGTTG CGTCGGAGCCTCCTGGCCGAGCCAGCGCGGGGCCCGTGGTGCTGGCGGTGACGGTGGCGGTGCCGGTCTGTGCCCTCTCGCTGGCAGCGGTGCTGGCGGCCTGCGCCTGCCCGGCTCGGCGTGGCGCCCGCCGCAGGGCCAAGCAGCCCAACGTGGAGGAGCCCCTCGCCGAGTGCACCCTGGTGAGCTCCGGCAAGACGCTGAAGGATCTCATCTACGACATGACGACCTCCGGCTCCGGCTCTG GTTTACCTCTGCTTGTACAAAGAACAATAGCCAGGACTATCGTCCTACAGGAAATTGTAGGAAAAGGCCGATTTGGCGAAGTCTGGCGTGGAAAGTGGTGCGGGGAAGATGTAGCTGTGAAAATCTTCTCCTCCAGAGATGAACGGTCCTGGTTTCGGGAGGCAGAAATTTATCAGACGGTTATGCTGAGACACGAAAACATCCTGGGCTTTATTGCTGCCGATAACAAGG ATAATGGGACATGGACTCAGCTGTGGCTTGTCTCCGAGTACCACGAGCAAGGGTCCCTGTTTGACTACCTGAACAGGGGCACGGTGACAGTGGAGGGCATGGTCAAGCTGGCACTGTCGGTGGCCAGCGGCCTGGCCCACCTCCACATGGAGATCGTCGGCACGCAAG GCAAACCAGCAATCGCACACCGAGATCTGAAATCTAAGAACATCCTCGTGAAGAGAAACGAAAGCTGCGCCATTGCAGACCTGGGCCTGGCCGTGAAGCATGACTCGGTGCTGAACAGCATCGACATTCCCCAGAACCCCAGGGTGGGCACCAGGAG GTATATGGCTCCTGAGATACTGGATGATGCGATGAACATGAACATCTTCGAGTCCTTCAAGCGTGCAGACATCTACTCTCTTGGGCTGGTGTACTGGGAGATAGCCCGAAGGTGCTCCGTTGGAG GAATCACTGAGGAATACCAGTTGCCTTACTATGACGTTGTGCCTTCTGATCCTTCGATAGAAGATATGAGAAGGGTAGTTTGTGAGCAGAAGCTGAGACCAAATATTCCAAACCAGTGGCAAAGCTGTGAG GCGCTGCGGGTGATGGGCAGGATCATGCGGGAATGCTGGTACGCCAACGGCGCCGCGCGGCTCACCGCCCTGCGCGTCAAGAAGACGATTTCGCAGCTCGGCGCGCAGGAGGACTCCAAAGCCTGA